ACTTCCAGCCCCAATCACCACATTATCACCAATACTGACACCAGGAACAACCACCGAGCCTGCACCTATCCAACAATTTTTTCCGATATGAATAGGTAAATTATATTGATTCTTCTCTTCACGTAATTTTGGATCGAGCGGATGCCCCGCCGTGGCGAGGGTTACATTAGGGCCAATCATAGTATCACTATCGATATAAATATGAGTATCATCTACACATGTAAAATTAAAGTTAGCATAGACACCATCCCCCAGATGAACATTTTGCCCACCCCAGTTCGCATAAAACGGTGGCTCAAAGTAATTATTCTTCCCTTGATCAGGGATAATTTGCTTAAAGATTGTGTTTCGCTTTTCAATTTCACTAGGTCGAGTATGGTTGAATTCGTACAATAAATCCAAGTATTTATTTTGTTCTTCAACTAATTCGTCTTCCTCTGGCAAATATAACTCCCCATTGTGCATTTGATCAATCATTCTAGTTTTCCCCCCGCAAATAGATTAGCTTGATTTTATCATTTAATC
This is a stretch of genomic DNA from Weissella soli. It encodes these proteins:
- a CDS encoding sugar O-acetyltransferase — its product is MIDQMHNGELYLPEEDELVEEQNKYLDLLYEFNHTRPSEIEKRNTIFKQIIPDQGKNNYFEPPFYANWGGQNVHLGDGVYANFNFTCVDDTHIYIDSDTMIGPNVTLATAGHPLDPKLREEKNQYNLPIHIGKNCWIGAGSVVVPGVSIGDNVVIGAGSVVTRDIPDNVIAYGVPCKVRTEITHGMKDHYKGNVH